Proteins encoded by one window of Ignavibacteriota bacterium:
- a CDS encoding YihY/virulence factor BrkB family protein produces MKLLKNFKAKEGKLYNTYKNLLELNDRLDAHHTFMLASGIAFNLIIYMIPLFLLVIYIIKVVFDLDVFIDTIEKLLIDYLPPTVNNADFVHTIIEEVGLITEHAALFGWIGVIGLLWISSFLISSIRISLNTIFHAETNRFFLIYFLKDIFLTIAISILILLYSYAIPLVNFLIDFVDSMSLPILDGVLSHVILTSASILTSFILFIFIYKVVPNTKLPRKVVLIATTISVVAIELARYIFAWYLGSFSNYGKFYGTYAVIISMSIWIYYSALIILLSAEISKFIYDKSLTKSK; encoded by the coding sequence ATGAAATTATTAAAAAACTTCAAGGCTAAAGAAGGCAAATTATATAATACTTATAAAAATTTGCTCGAACTCAATGACAGATTAGACGCTCACCATACCTTTATGTTAGCGTCCGGAATAGCTTTTAATCTGATTATATATATGATTCCGCTTTTTTTGCTTGTGATTTATATTATTAAAGTTGTATTTGACCTTGATGTATTTATAGATACGATAGAAAAACTTCTGATAGACTATCTTCCTCCTACAGTAAATAATGCGGATTTTGTTCATACAATTATTGAAGAGGTTGGATTAATTACCGAGCATGCTGCATTATTTGGTTGGATTGGTGTTATCGGTTTACTATGGATTTCATCTTTTTTAATAAGCTCTATAAGAATAAGTTTAAATACAATATTTCATGCAGAAACAAATCGTTTTTTTTTGATATACTTTCTGAAGGATATATTCCTGACAATTGCTATATCAATTCTGATACTTCTTTATTCTTATGCAATACCACTTGTCAATTTCCTGATTGATTTTGTTGACAGTATGTCACTTCCGATATTGGATGGTGTACTGTCTCATGTGATATTGACAAGTGCTTCAATATTGACATCATTTATTCTGTTTATATTTATATATAAAGTCGTACCCAATACAAAACTTCCCAGAAAGGTAGTTCTGATTGCCACCACTATTAGTGTGGTAGCAATCGAACTTGCTCGTTACATTTTTGCCTGGTACTTGGGTTCATTCAGTAATTACGGCAAATTTTACGGCACTTATGCTGTAATAATTTCAATGTCAATCTGGATTTACTATTCAGCATTAATTATCTTACTCTCAGCC